A genomic stretch from Phormidium ambiguum IAM M-71 includes:
- a CDS encoding HIRAN domain-containing protein, with translation MKTLFLAWLDPNSRSWFPIGRLTFDGANYQFVYTQAAKEAQEKCGFQPLSSFPHLDEVYKSTHLFSVFSNRLMPRSRPDYSSFIQWLNLPQHENDPIAILARSGGQRETDTLTVFPKPEPDEEGRFQIHFFARGLRYLPTSAIERINRFSPGEKLWLAQDFQNTIDSPVLTINTEERYIVGYCPQYLNSEILALLLRNPSEVEVRVLRVNQPPTPLQFRLLCQLTALWSDENRLFSSAQYQPLIAEVAAAIS, from the coding sequence TTGAAAACACTATTTTTAGCTTGGCTTGACCCAAACAGTCGCTCCTGGTTTCCCATTGGTCGGTTAACATTTGATGGAGCCAACTATCAATTTGTTTACACCCAAGCGGCAAAAGAAGCTCAAGAAAAATGTGGTTTTCAACCTTTGTCATCGTTTCCACATTTAGATGAAGTTTATAAATCAACCCACTTATTTTCTGTATTCTCTAATCGGTTGATGCCGCGAAGTCGTCCTGATTACTCAAGTTTTATTCAATGGTTGAATCTTCCCCAACATGAAAACGACCCAATTGCCATATTAGCTCGTAGTGGTGGACAAAGAGAAACAGATACACTTACAGTTTTTCCCAAGCCAGAACCAGATGAAGAAGGACGATTCCAGATTCATTTTTTCGCTCGCGGACTGAGGTATCTACCAACCAGTGCAATTGAGAGAATTAATCGCTTTTCACCAGGTGAAAAGTTATGGTTAGCCCAGGATTTTCAAAATACAATTGATTCTCCGGTATTGACTATTAACACAGAAGAGCGTTATATCGTCGGGTATTGTCCGCAATATTTGAATAGTGAAATTTTGGCACTTCTACTGAGAAATCCCAGTGAAGTAGAGGTGCGTGTCTTGCGTGTTAATCAACCGCCAACACCACTTCAGTTTCGCTTGTTATGTCAGCTAACCGCACTGTGGAGTGATGAAAATCGTCTCTTTTCTAGTGCTCAGTATCAACCCCTGATAGCTGAAGTGGCGGCTGCTATATCTTGA